In the Myxocyprinus asiaticus isolate MX2 ecotype Aquarium Trade chromosome 31, UBuf_Myxa_2, whole genome shotgun sequence genome, gctcggtcgcaaatgagtcttccaagttgacaatgaccccaagcatacctccaaagttgtggaaaaatggcttaaggacaacaaagtcaagggattggagtgaccatcacaaagccctgacctcaattcgatagaaaatttgtgggcagaactgaaaaagcatgtgcgatcaaggaggcctacaaacctgactcagttacaccagttctgtctgcaggaatgggccaaaattccagcaacttattgtgagaagcttgaggaaggctaatcaaaacatttgacccaagttaaacaatttaaaggcaatgcaaccaaatgctaacaaagtgtatgtaaacttcttacccactgggaatgtgatgaaagaaataaaagctgaaataaataattctcttttattattctgacatttcacattctaaaaataaagtagcgatcctaactgacctaagacagggaatgttttctacgattaaatgtcaggacttgtgaaaaactgagtttaaatgtattttgctaaggtgtatgtaaaattctgacttcaactgtaaatggtTCCAGATTTGTATCGACAGTTTATGACAGTAAATTACACACCCTGTTATCTGGCAGCAGGTCCTACAAGTTAATTTGTGACTGGCATTTATTAAAACTGCATTGTGGAGTTGCTGTTCATAACTCTACAGCTATGGACTCAAGAGCTGTGTTTCTCTTTGTATGGATGTTGCTGTCGTCCACCTCCACTGGAATCAAACTAGATGGAAATGGATATGTTGATATTGTCATTGCAATCAGTTCAACTGTACCAGAGGACATGACACTCATTGACAAAATAAAGGTAAATAGTTGCTTGTCTACGTAAACTTTAGAGCCAATAGTAAAAGGCTAGTTGTGTTTTTCTTAACTTATTTTTCTTGACAGTGTTTGCCACTGAGCAAATTAGAACCTGCTTGTTTAATGTCTGGCTGTATAgcatattcacattttaatttaatattgactTTCATTCTGACAGGACATGGTTACTGAAGGTTCTGAATATCTTTTTCAAGCACTGGATCAAAAAGTCTATTTCAAAGAAGTCGCTATATTAGTTCCACCCCAATggtctagtaagacttttgataaaGCAAGAACAGAATCTTATGAAAAGGTACCATATATTTTTATGACCTCCTtgtacaaaataaatgtttaataacttTATTCACATTGGATGTTGCTGGCACAATTTCTACATCAAACGCAGGCCAAAATAAGAATTGATAAACAGAATTCTGCATATGGTGATGATCCCTACACTAATCAGTATGGAGAATGTGGATCTGAGAGTCAGTACATTCATTTCACTCCAAACTTCCTCCTAGATGACAAACTCATTCAGCCTTATGGGTCAAGAGGTGAATGTTATTAGTCTTTCTTCTGTATAACCATTTTGCATCTGATGTTGAGCATTTAAGTATAAGTATGATAGCTTTAAAATCATTGTGTCATCTTTCCCCAGCACTGATTGCATTAACATGCATTATAATTcaaaatacattattaatatataatgtaatgcttgtttgtttgtatgcaggAAGGGTTTTCGTGCATGAATGGGCTCATCTGAGATGGGGAGTGTTTGATGAATACAGTGTAGAAAATCCGTTTTATCTTTCTTATAGCCACTATGAAGCTACAAGGTAATACATTGACTCATTTCAGTCTCAGTCCACAATTcaggttttatgttttttaaacaaaaaataaaccatATTGTGAAATTATTCTCTGACTGAAATGATTGCAAACATAAATGTTCTGCTTTATCTTTAGGTGTAGCAAAAGCATAACAGGTGTGTTTTATGACATTACTACTGGATCAAATAGGTGCAGCATTGATCCACAAACTTCACTCCCTACGAAGGGGTGCCAGTTTTTGCCGAACAAAGATCAGAACACAAACAGCTCAATAATGTACATGCAAAGCCTAGATTCTGTAAGTATAGATTGTATGTAATTTAACATATGTCATGTTTTTAGtgttaaatgtacctctaaatgtTTGTACTGAATACCATCTGGTTGATACTATGAAATCTGTTAACAAGCCACAACCAACCATGAGTTTGCAGCAGACACAAGTCCTAGTCAAGGTGTTTGACAACATTTGAAACTGATATTAAACAGAAATATTTGGTTTCAGGTGAATGCATTTTGTAGAGAACAGGAGCACAATAGTGTTGCcccaaacatgcaaaataaaaaatgtagcaaCAAAGCGACATGGACAGTAATATTTGAGGATTCTGTGGACAGCGGCGCCCTTCGTTCTCTAAAACCCCTGCAATACCCTCCACCAGCACCATCTTTCAAAGTTGTGCAGAGGATGAGTCGGGTTGTTTGTCTTGTGCTTGATGTCTCAGGAAGCATGCAAGTATGCAAAAACATACATTAACTTCACTTGAAAACAGATCAattagatcaaatatatttaagatAGATACATAAATTTTGATAAGGAAACCTtttatccatttttattttttatatttcatacactttCCAGGGCTCTAGAATTCTTCGACAGCAGCAAGCTGCCACACATTTCCTCCGGCACATCATTGAGGATCAAGCCAGTGTGGGAATTGTGACCTTTAGTGATAATGCTTATACTCTTAGCAGCTTGACTCTTATTGACAGTGAGACCACAAGAGAGATTCTCATCAAAAAGTTGCCAAGTACAGCAAATGGTggcacatacatctgtaaagGCCTCAATGAAGGCTTTAAGGTggcatattaattattaattatgcacttatcttttgtatttttatgatgTCCATACAGTATATGGTTTGTCCTGTGCCTTTGCTCTTTCTCTTCAAATCCATCAGGTACTTAAAGAGGACAATTTGGATGTTGTAGGAGATGAAATAATTTTTCTGACAGATGGTGAGGCATCAGACAACATTAATGATTGTGTTCCAACTGCAATACAAAGTGGTGCCATTATACATACAATAGCTTTGGGTCCCAGTGCAGATAATGCACTGAAGTTGATGGCAGACAGCACAGGTAGGTTAAATGGGTAAACAACTTACTGTATCTTCATATTCCTGAGTAAAATCTTTATTTTAGAGTCACTTATCCAATGCAAATGGGTAATCCTACTATGTTCCATGTTGGAATTAGGGGGGAAATTTATCATAGCCGGTGATGATCTTCTTTCTAATCAGCTAGTGGATGCATTTGCTTCACTAACCATAACAAGTGGAGATTACACAAAAGAACCAGTTCAGGTTTGGCAAGTGATTGgtcataatattttatattacactgcctggcaaaaaaaaaaaaaaaaaaaagaaacaaaggttacatactctaatatttcgttggacagcctttagctttgattacggcacgtGTTcttcgtggcattgtttcaacaaccttatgcaatgtcacaacatttatttccatccagagtttttcttg is a window encoding:
- the LOC127422446 gene encoding calcium-activated chloride channel regulator 3A-1-like isoform X2, producing the protein MDSRAVFLFVWMLLSSTSTGIKLDGNGYVDIVIAISSTVPEDMTLIDKIKDMVTEGSEYLFQALDQKVYFKEVAILVPPQWSSKTFDKARTESYEKAKIRIDKQNSAYGDDPYTNQYGECGSESQYIHFTPNFLLDDKLIQPYGSRGRVFVHEWAHLRWGVFDEYSVENPFYLSYSHYEATRCSIDPQTSLPTKGCQFLPNKDQNTNSSIMYMQSLDSVNAFCREQEHNSVAPNMQNKKCSNKATWTVIFEDSVDSGALRSLKPLQYPPPAPSFKVVQRMSRVVCLVLDVSGSMQGSRILRQQQAATHFLRHIIEDQASVGIVTFSDNAYTLSSLTLIDSETTREILIKKLPSTANGGTYICKGLNEGFKVLKEDNLDVVGDEIIFLTDGEASDNINDCVPTAIQSGAIIHTIALGPSADNALKLMADSTGGKFIIAGDDLLSNQLVDAFASLTITSGDYTKEPVQLESVGMKTADWFNGTVSVDQTVGNKTNFVVIYETSLPSIYIQTPSGSMYSQTNMSHDGLTKTVTLNIPGTAEPGEWKYNILSKTLQSLTMTVTSQAARADVPPVIVKAHMNQQFSDGSKPMMVFAEVSQNYRPVINTEVWATLESESGTTQTLQLLDNGAGADAFKDDGIYSRYFTQLQNGKSSLKVRAKNEDGQARFTLQREGGALYVPGYVVNGVVELNPPKPPITEPTVTVGSFIRTATGESFEVSIPTGTTPPNFPPNKITDLIAEIQENTVFLNWTAPGADLDQGTAKSYEIRWSDDLEMLRLNFSIAYLVNTSAVLPQEVGSVEQHSFIPNITIQNGTTLFFAVQSEDEATKSEISNIAQASKITLSPNPEPPKLSNPGQNVTAIVISVCVVTVAVTVIVAVTTWAVRRRKRSNF
- the LOC127422446 gene encoding calcium-activated chloride channel regulator 3A-1-like isoform X1; this translates as MDSRAVFLFVWMLLSSTSTGIKLDGNGYVDIVIAISSTVPEDMTLIDKIKDMVTEGSEYLFQALDQKVYFKEVAILVPPQWSSKTFDKARTESYEKAKIRIDKQNSAYGDDPYTNQYGECGSESQYIHFTPNFLLDDKLIQPYGSRGRVFVHEWAHLRWGVFDEYSVENPFYLSYSHYEATRCSKSITGVFYDITTGSNRCSIDPQTSLPTKGCQFLPNKDQNTNSSIMYMQSLDSVNAFCREQEHNSVAPNMQNKKCSNKATWTVIFEDSVDSGALRSLKPLQYPPPAPSFKVVQRMSRVVCLVLDVSGSMQGSRILRQQQAATHFLRHIIEDQASVGIVTFSDNAYTLSSLTLIDSETTREILIKKLPSTANGGTYICKGLNEGFKVLKEDNLDVVGDEIIFLTDGEASDNINDCVPTAIQSGAIIHTIALGPSADNALKLMADSTGGKFIIAGDDLLSNQLVDAFASLTITSGDYTKEPVQLESVGMKTADWFNGTVSVDQTVGNKTNFVVIYETSLPSIYIQTPSGSMYSQTNMSHDGLTKTVTLNIPGTAEPGEWKYNILSKTLQSLTMTVTSQAARADVPPVIVKAHMNQQFSDGSKPMMVFAEVSQNYRPVINTEVWATLESESGTTQTLQLLDNGAGADAFKDDGIYSRYFTQLQNGKSSLKVRAKNEDGQARFTLQREGGALYVPGYVVNGVVELNPPKPPITEPTVTVGSFIRTATGESFEVSIPTGTTPPNFPPNKITDLIAEIQENTVFLNWTAPGADLDQGTAKSYEIRWSDDLEMLRLNFSIAYLVNTSAVLPQEVGSVEQHSFIPNITIQNGTTLFFAVQSEDEATKSEISNIAQASKITLSPNPEPPKLSNPGQNVTAIVISVCVVTVAVTVIVAVTTWAVRRRKRSNF